The sequence AATCCTCGGGCCCTCTCATCCCGACACGTCGTACTACATTCGCTACCGCGGCGCCGTGTACGCCGACGCTGGCAACTTTGACCGCTGCATCGTTCTGTGGACGTACGCCCTGGACATGCAGCAGTCTAACCTCGAACCGCTCAATCCCATGACTCAGAGTAGCCTTTTGTCCTTTGCCGAACTCTTCTCCTACATGTTACAAGAGCCTCCGCCAAACAGTTACAACACCAGGAAGCTAACGTTTCTAGACACATTGACTGTTTTTGCCAAAGCTGTAGCAGAGGTGGAGAAAGGGATGCTCCACTACATGGCGATACCCCTGCAAGAGAAAGACATCACGCACCTTAACAGGGCAATTCTCATCATCATGCACTTGATATGTCTCCTCACTAAGGTCAAGTGTACAGTGAGGGAAGACTTCCTGAAAAGGCAGGCGGTGTATCGATTCTTACACCTCAAACCTCGGGGTGCCAAAGGCATGACTCCGCTGCATTTCGCGGTGGACGAAGCCACTACGACCGTCGGGAGGTACCCGGTATGCAAGTTTCCATCTCTAGAAGCTGTTAAGATACTCATCGAGTGCGGAGCGTGCCTGAACGCGGTGGACGTAGAAAACAACACGCCGCTTCACATAGCGGCACAGAATAGCCAGACGGACATCATGAAGGAACTCCTTAAAGCGGGGTTGCACTTCGATGCCTGCAATCTCGAAGGGAAGACCGCCTTCGACTTGCTCCCGAAGAAATCCGTGGAGAATTCCATCAATCCACTGAACTACACGTCCTTGCAATGTCTGGCAGCGAGAGCAATCAAGAGGCTCCAGATGGAATACAAAGGAGTTATACCGGCAAGACTGGAGAGCTTTGTGGCAATGCATTAATCATGAACTTGTTGCATATATTATAACTGTTGTGTAAAACGCAAGTGTGAATTTCCAGCAGTGAATTGTAGATGTTCGGCTCCATCATTCAGCATAgcaatcttataaaaagttctgTGTAAATCAACTAAAAATACTTTAGATACCTTTCACAGTATGTATAGTGGTAAACTCTGTTAACACATCATTTAGCAATGGGTTTTGTTTCAGGGAATTGGTAAAAAGGATGACACAATATTTGTGCTGCCTTTCTGACATATATTTTCAATGTACCTTGTCAGTACCCCTTTTTGACTAAAAGAACAAAACAGTTTCTCCCTTGTATTTATAGTTTTAAAATGAAGAACAGATTTGGAGGTACAGTAATTGCAGACAAATCTTATTGCAGTGATACTCAAACTATCGCACATCATTATGACTGTTTTGTTGTGGAGGTCGGATATTTTACATAATCCATGATGTTTGTGGGATGTAGCATACATTGTGGATAAATGTCAAGAAACAAGAATGGACTACACTGTACTTGGAatagaatacattgtacaattatcATATAAACACTTTTGTCTTATCCTCATGTTGAGTGAAAGACTCTGCTCTGAGCGGTAAAAATATTAGAAGGGCTTCGATTTCCACGGTTTGCCAAAATATCATGTCccgaacaaatagtaaaattttaTGCttaattaaaaaaaagcaaatgaTAAATGGTAACAAAGGAATGTTATACCAATGGACAATCCCATATATACCATAAATCCATTGCTGCAATATAAACAAATATATCTGACATGAAATAGCAGTTGTATATTGTCAAAATAGTTTGAAACCGATAGAAACCAGTTGACCATACTTTTAATCTGTTTGTAAGGAACCTATTTCCTGTGCTCGCATGTGGATATTAGTAATATCAACTAATAGGACTATATCCATAATCTGTTTCATAAAGCTGGTTCAGCTGTGTGTTGATTTTTTGAAACTATATTATGATAGTAAATTCTTTTTTCATAACACCAGCTATTGGGCTATATTGATGCTTGTGACCAGTATACGGTGACTTTGTTGTGTCGGAATTTACTTGCTAAAGGTGACGATAAACAAAGGTTTGTGGATGACGTTTTGACTCTGTCTTGTCTTTGCTTTTTCCATGGataaggccattttgatttgattatatggatgatatctgtGCGTATCAATTTCcgtccatttaaaaaaaaaaacattttcctaccatactgtaaatcgtgtaaagcagctacaaaatgagcagatGTATGCCATaagttgcaaaaagatatttcacaAAACGGATGCTAATGTCatggaatgccaaagtcaaggtgtgaaagaacaaaaatgaagaatctatcattatttggtataccattctctctgtgtcatttgttcaaccttcctgaccacatagatttcataatgacaatttttttttttttttttcaaaactgacgcatcagttttggggttcccagaggatgtcatccatataatgatatcaacatggcctaagagatactgtaaaaggggaaatgttcacagCAGTTTTACGGTATTTGCTGTGACCACAGGAAACTTAAAGCCACTATGAAAATTTgttgtcttctgcctgcctacccccttgttataaccgcaaacttgaaaccaccgtaaacactccattttctccatagggCAAAAATAcgtccctgcaaacatttcaaattttacaGTATCAGATTCCAgtaggccacaccgatttatTTTCATGCTATTCAGAAATGTATTGGCAAAAAGGATGAAAAAGGCCTAACAGGAAAACATGACTGGCTAAATATTCATTCCACGATACTGCGTGACTTATCGCTCTgatcatgttttcatgttgatttttgagATCATTCTTTCTTTTAAGCCAGTTAACCGATCAATGAAATTGTTGTGGTTCTAGTATGAAACTTTAGACCAAAGATTGTAGCCTATGCCAACACAGAAGGGAAAATGACATATTTGAGCTGAATTATTATTTTTACCTAGTGTTTCTACACATATCAGTTACAATCCCTAGAAGAGGCGTCCCACTGTCAGTAGATTCAAACCTGAATCCAAACTAGCCATGTAAATTTCACATGACATTATGCTTTATTTGATTTACATTGTTTGCACAATGTAATATTACAATGGTCAAAAATAGCTCCAACTATGTGATAAGTAGGACTGGTatgcaggtcaaaggtcaatagtCGTTCTAGAGGGCCCTGTCCGAATTCTAGGAAGAGGGGCTAATAGCTTGCACAGTAATTTGAGGAAGTAGAGAGTGGGTCAGGTCTATCTATGGTAAAGGCATCGGCTGTAAAAGGCCTGTTGGAGGGTAGACATTGTTAATGTAACAtatcatgtacagtatatgatatCCCTAAAATCTTGAGCCTACAGCAGTATTACAATACAGAGGATgtagatgtttaaaaaaagggaaaaaatcattttcatatttattGACTTATCATCATGTaggaaaattatgattttacagtcttttttttacaacaatcaTCTGCATAAATTGTATTCATTATACATAACATTTGTATCAATTCACAAGGAAAACTCAGAAATTTCAAGAAACAAAACCGTAATTGCATTGGGTCAGCAAAAGTCATCACAAGTGTGTGATATTACTTGAGACTACAAGTACTGGGCTACACtatataatacaatgtatttatacAAGGCTTGTCCTAAATATAACATGCAGCAATGTAAATATTCCTGTCATGAGATTGGCTCTATCACACATATGTGTAGACTTCAGTTTTGGGTTGGGTTAACTTGGTTAGCTGCCAATATCCctagtgcccccctcccattaaTCAATTtgaggttgcagaccacagtattttgcCTATGGGGATTTACATTTGTAAGGACCCCAAAATGAGAAGGTTCAACACTTCAAAATTTATAGTAGGGTgcacaagaaatgtacaaaaattgaatttgtttcagtTCAGGGTATAATCTACAAAATATATTGAAACGAACTGAAAGTTGTCAGCTCATTCCCTTTTGACACTATTTAAAATAGTATTTTAGATGACGCTAAGCAATCATGTGAAATGAAGCCAATGTACAGTAGTAGGCAGTAACACTAACACTGTATTCAGACGCAAATTtacaccaaccaaccaaacctTGCAATCCAACGCATACAGTCTCAAAAccgacgtattcctctaccattcagcacagtactgtaattcactctatcttcatggtagcaaaatttcacggtgtaaggaaaattgacactttcactgaactttaacttcacggtggcagcaagtgatttacactaattacagaacggatgtgtgaaggaatcataaataatagatttttcagtgatgataagttcacggtacagaggtgaccttgaaaacagtgaacataaagttacagtgaaataaACAAGAATTAGTAGTAAAGTAGCAGTATCCAgtatatattttcatatatgCTGGTTGCATTCACCGTAGACTCAgagtagagtgacaggaagtgatcaatggacagaTGTAATCaaaacctcatttgcatcattaatgaaCTGTAATTTAACATAACAATATGAGAAACTCTAAATATAACACATGATATCTTCAAACTCTTGTTCCATACGTTTTTTTGGGAGGGGGCTTCATCTCAACTAAATAGAGATCCTTATCATTCACCATTCAGTTTACAGTGACCAAGATTAATGTTGATTACATATATTCATATTAGCGATATCATTAAGTTTTTTACACGTCTTGGTAAACACTGTTTTCACTGTTGTAATCTTCATCAACTTATGCTGCTAGTCAATGGCAAGAACTGTTCAGATTTGATACAGTAAAATATATACCTTACTTAAGTAATACATGCACTCAATACAAATACCTTTCTAATGTATTGAGAGTTCAGTTAGTTTGGCTTTTACAGAGGTACATGACAAAACCATTTTTGGTAGGTCATTGTTTGGAGAAGTAAGATATACGTAGGCATTATCAATATCTGACAAATTGCACCAATGCCATTTACCAAGGCAATAAGCCACTGCCTATTAGCAGCCATATTTACACGTATTCTCCATGTAATATCATGTTGTCAATGTGCATATAACACTaaattgtacaatcatgtaacacTATGCTTTGCATTTGACACTatagtattgtacatgtaacactatgTAACACCatattgtacagtatatgtatggTGTGATCATGGTACTATAGTATTAATTTCAAGAAGAGCAATCTTTAAAAAGTGGCTGGACATTTGATTTTAAGGCAGCACATACCAGGACGTTAACATGTAAAATCTTCAATAACATAAATCAAGCAGTATGAAAACATATGTTTTTTATAACAGATTTGgcttttttttccttcaaactCAGGTCTAAAGGGTATTCTTAAATTTGCAACATTTCTTGTATAACACATTGATTGGATAATAACTAAAAATCATAATCTCTGGTTACATGAAACAGTAATATTCAGACAAACAATACAagttgagtaattgctttttggcgtaaacAATACAAGAAGcaaatgtgaaaaaataaagCAGCAGTTGCTTTGCTTCAGCGAAACTCATGTTTCAGTATCAACTCTAGTAAAGTATGCAATTTCATACAGTTGAACTTCATAATCTTCAAGCATTTGGCCACCATTGTAGACAACACCGTTTCTAAGTCCCTCTTTCCACTTGCAACCTGAGGGAAGGTATATGTCTCTTGTAGTCGCGGATGGAGCCAGGATGGGTGCCACTAGTGTTGCGTTACCGATGAGAAACTCGGAATCCACGGCTTGGGCGATGTTGTCTTTCGGCGCGAGCCACCACAGCGGACGGATGATCGGTTCTCCTGTTTCGAGGCTATCTCTTGCGAGTTCGATTATGTCGGTGATCACGACGTCCTCCCGCAACTTCAACATCTTCTGCGCGAACTGCACCATGTCTTGTCCGAACCGCCACGGGGGCCAGGAGAATTCTACGACAGGGAGAAAGACGGCCAGTTCCAGCCAGCGCACGTAGAGTTCACGGTCGGGCTGTTCCCCGCTAGAACCCCCCACAGGACCGGGGTTCACAAAGGGGTATCCCAGAATGCCCATTGTGAGGACGGTAGGTACGACGGACTTCAGACCGCGTCCGTTGTCCCACGCGGAACGCCTTTCCGTCGTGCGGACAAACATGGGAATGTCCTGGGTCCTGTAGCCGACGCTGACCTGGGTGCTGGGACCAAAGTCGGCAGCAATTTTGCTAACGTACAGCCTAGCGTACTCGTCGGGAACTACAGGCTCTGACTCCGTTACGAAGCCGGCAGGAAGATAACTGACTTCTCCGCCATCAAAGTATGCACCATCACACCCATAATCCTGTTGGAGCCTTCTGATTTTACTGATAAACCAACTCCGGGCATCTTTGCTAGTCACGTCAATGACAGTACCATAACCATTCCACCACTTAACAATCCCGGGTGCATTTCCCTTTGCACTGTTAACCCAGTGGCCTTCTCTGAGACCCTCAACAAAGGTCCTGGAGTCATAGTTTGCAAATGGATGTACCCACAAGCTGACTTTAAACTGGTCTTGTTTCAGCTGTCCTATCATACCGGCGGGGTCGGGAAATTTGGTTGGATCAAAGTCAAAATCACCGTACTTTGTGGAGTAACTATCCCCGATTTCAATTACACTGTGAGTAAGACTGTTGTTTACAATATTGTCTGCATAGTTGATAATAGTCGTTGCGTTCATGTTTGATTTTAAGTATGGCCATGTGGCCCATCTAGGGGACTGCATCTGTGCTGTGTCGGGTACAGATTTTGTAGTGTTTACTCTTGGCAAGATATTGTCCACGACATACTTGTGCACAGCTTTCACATCAGAACCAACACAGAGGCTATAGTTCAGCATGGGCTGTGCATTGTTAGGGTTGGGGAATGGCGACCTGTCGTACCACGCCTTCAAACATAGCTTTTCACCGCCGATCCCCACGTGTAGCGGGACATTGTCATCGACGATGACTGCTACTCCCATGGACGAGAGGAAGTAGCGATCCAGGACGGACCCAAACCCTTCTGGTTCCGTTCGGAGATCAGAGGACACGAACGGAGCCATTGTTCTGTTGGCTCTCTCTAATGGCCACTCCTGTTGGTCCATCTCTGCTGCTCCATACCAGTGTCCTGGTATCATGTTAAAGCAGTCCTCCAGAGCCAAGGTTGGTTTATAAACTTCCCAAACGATACGGTAACATTCCACTTCATCCATGGCTTTGGACGTGATGTGAATCTTCGCAAAGGTTTTCCACTCCAGACAAACGGTATTCTTCCCACCGCACCAATACGGGACGACGCTGTCCGGAAGGTGTGCGCCCACGCGGCCATCTAGGATCTTCTTCCCGCGACCGTTCTCCAGAGAAAAGAGTTTGGTCTTCTCAAACAGTCTGTAGGTGTGGCCGATGTCAGCTTCTAGTTCTGGCTCCTCGTAAAAGTACCAGATGGTGATGACCCCTGCTATGATTAAAACAGCCAAGAAGAAAACACACACTTTCAAGCGAAGTTCTTGCGGCTCTTTGGGGCCGTCCAAAGGCTGGGCATCCTCCTTGACATTATCAGAAAACTTCACTTCGTTCGGACCTTCTTCAACGTCCACAAAAGGGTTCTGAGAAGCGTCAGACTCGGTTCTTTCCCGGGCGCCAGTTGGAGAAGGCGGGATGTTCGGAGTCCACCGAGGAACCGACAGGCACTGCTGACCCTTATTATCGTCCACAGCTTGCACCTGGAACCGGGTGTTTTTCTGGTGGTCTGGTTGTGGACTGGGTCCATCTAGAAGCACCTCTTTAGACCCCTCCATGACTCTACTAGAATAATGGCTCTATCTCTGAAAGACAAGGGGTATCCATACATTATAATACAACATTCATCAATATCCTCTTTCTATGAGTGATTTTCTAACGTGAAAAATCAAGTTCTAGTAAAAACTTTGTTGGTCAGGCAAACAGTTCTAGCACACGATATACGATAACTCTGTGATATCACCTTATACTGGCCTCATATTTACGTCCCCGTACAGTGGAAACTCAGACTAATCGCAAGATACTGTTTATGCATGTCGCGTAGGAGGGTCACACCAGTGACATATGGTACACCGTTATAATTAATTACGTAACGGagttagcccccctccccaccggccaaaatattttcattcaagtttcaacaaaAGGTTTATAGTGGCTAGTTGTCATTTGTACAATCTTACCAATTGCACGGTTAAAGCAATGTGAAATCGTCCATAAAACATAGACATAACACCCAGCTATCAGCTTCTTGTCTCGCTAGCTAAAATATCTGAGCCGCGCTTCTTCAGTTTACAGTGATCGACCTTGATGACTTCTCCCCGTCGGCAATTTCCGGCAACTTTCCGACGACACGGCGGGACACGACAGGCGCCGATCTCGCTCGGATTTTTTTCGGGAAATATCGGCTTGCTTCGGTAAAGTTCggtaatgttcgcggttttaatGAACCACGTGACTCCCGTGTCGGCAGAGGAGAAAGAAGCGTGCCAGAAAAAAATTATGGCTGCAAACAACTATTTCGGTTTTACCCACGGAGGGACCCAATACGGGTAAGCATTCTCTCAGATTATTGTGCAGGCGGTATCAGGAGGGGGTAGAGATAGTCTACATGGCAAGCAGTGTCCGTAGAATCGAGAAaatatggttttattttgtccTGACAGCCTGATATACTACCTTGACCAAAATGGCGACTGGCCACCGCATGTCGCAGAAATTCTGATGTCATTGTAGACTTATTACGTTACCGACCCAGGGTTTAGAATATCCCTAGTgacgttttttttctgtgcaaaaGTCGGAACACATTTTGTGAGGGAAGGGGATTGTTGGTTGTTGTATTTAGATGTGAGACATTGATAATTCCGGGTGAAAGGCCTTTGTCTGGCTGGATGTCTGGGGAAAGGACCGGCGTCATCTGGATACTGACGAATCTTGGGCGAATGTAGGACAGATGTCACCAACCTTTAACAGCGATGTTTCTCCGATAGAAATATATACGGAAAAGAATTACATTTACTTTCTCCCATTTGTCACAAGTTTTCAATGGTGTAGTCTTTGTTTTTAATCTATAATGTTTTTTTAGATATCTTTTATTGTCCTAAAAAGAGGTCGTGCATGCATGGTGACCTAGATCTACATCATGGTTTAGTGCAAACATAATTTTTCTCGTGCGCAAATAATTAGATTTCTGTGCGCCCCAGTTGACTCTTGTACATTTTCAAGTGGTGAGCTTTGCTCAAAATCGATGTAGGAAATCTCAGCATAATTTAGGAAGGGTCTCTTTCACTGTATAGTTTTTTAGCACTGTTTGAGAAAAATTTAAAGGCTAGACATACTTTCGTTTCATGATATGATTGTGTATGCATGTTTCTTTGTTGCATGCatgttttctcttgttttatTGGAAAAAACCCTATGTTTGCAACTACAGTAAATTTTTCCGGACTTAATTTTAACAAGAAATGTTTGGTGAAATTGAGGTTTATTAAATTGGTCCGAGTTGGATCGTTCGAGTTTATGGATTGAGAATACCCCCAAGCGTAGATGGAAGACTGTTTTCCAACAGCTGTTTATCACTGACTTGTAAAAAATGTTGCCATTGTTAGATCTATCACAGACCATTGGTGTTTTATTTCACTTTCACCCTGACATTATGGTGAAAGTTGTTCATAATCATATACTCGTTTAACCTGTAAGTGTTCTCTCAAGGTAGATGGGGTCACATGTTGCTGTGATAGTTGACTGTTGTGGTTCTCATGATGTTTGTCTCTttttctagcctccaccaggagttgtggatagtagaattcagcaaaaataGGGTCAATGATTAGCCTGGAGAGTCGTGTATCATTTCCCCTAGGTTGCAAAAGAAAGGTCTATCATCCATGGGTAGCTAAGACGTTGCCTGTGGAGTCTGGAAGAGACTGGATGCATGCTAAGTTGTTCTTTGCCGTTCAAGTGCATTTGCTCCATCACCCTGAAGCTCCACCATTACACATCCAATGCTTGCATATTCAGAACAGTCCTTAGATCGGTAGTGATACTCATGCAACTATTACTAGTTCCACTTCATGATGTTAGTATCCATTAGATTAGAACTCGACTTATTTTGTCAAGCTCACTCACAAATGAGCTGtttccagctttacatttttttccgtcccacagCACTCAGTcattgtttgttgattttcgttgttgtCAAGTCTGTCATttaaagcttacaaaaatagCTTTTCATcggtttcatgtcatgaagttcagatttttttgaatGGACAGTCAGGTTGAAATGTTTGTCTGTCCCAAGTCCCAACAAGCAATTTTCCGTCCCTGGATGGATGGACAGGTccaggagacagccctgcttagGACTGTTACTTGACTTTGCCTCTTCAATTCCTGTGCCCCATTACAGCAACCAGGGTATTAATGTCCATATGTCCATTGATGTATTTTTCCTGCCCTTTAGCATCTTTTTCCATGGGTCGGttccagtgtttccgccagaggggcgtcttcccgtcaaatgacggccttatgtcgctttggacggcctgaactcagacataggccgtcctctttaaaaaaaagagacaaactaaatgccgagaaatcgggaaaaaaatacgagaggtcggcataatttctttgtttttctttgttactgcgggcgtggggacgctctatatcgttggacattcacactcttttgtttgttgctattgttaagcttgcgaagaatcgatgtcggtgcctttggcatacggtgatctcattaaaaacccgtttttcaagactcaatcgaagaaagtcatcgaagaaaacaaggaaaaacgtaaacaaaacaagaatttcgcccgtgcatttcagcctctacgtcgtgatttgccgcgattcgccatcatttctgaccgtattcgacacaatatatattcttttgaatgtttttccgtgaaaattctccatatgtaccgtagaaaATTCACATAAGTCGCTCGCTCGAGTCTCTCGACGAGTCGCAACCTGctccgtcccgggccgtccgccatatttttaagctcattgatatgcaaggttctaagcgctgattggtccacgtcataaaacctgtgctctgattggttgagggcaagatgtcacgtgaccacatggcgggaaaaccccttttacacttcaggcgtttctggtcaatatagatcgcattttgtgacgattgaagcagtattatagcgaccttcgtaacaaattgattttgaaaaattaacaaagtcttttctgatcacaacattcagttacttttcctggtcaatcaattt comes from Branchiostoma lanceolatum isolate klBraLanc5 chromosome 2, klBraLanc5.hap2, whole genome shotgun sequence and encodes:
- the LOC136428537 gene encoding myogenesis-regulating glycosidase-like; translated protein: MEGSKEVLLDGPSPQPDHQKNTRFQVQAVDDNKGQQCLSVPRWTPNIPPSPTGARERTESDASQNPFVDVEEGPNEVKFSDNVKEDAQPLDGPKEPQELRLKVCVFFLAVLIIAGVITIWYFYEEPELEADIGHTYRLFEKTKLFSLENGRGKKILDGRVGAHLPDSVVPYWCGGKNTVCLEWKTFAKIHITSKAMDEVECYRIVWEVYKPTLALEDCFNMIPGHWYGAAEMDQQEWPLERANRTMAPFVSSDLRTEPEGFGSVLDRYFLSSMGVAVIVDDNVPLHVGIGGEKLCLKAWYDRSPFPNPNNAQPMLNYSLCVGSDVKAVHKYVVDNILPRVNTTKSVPDTAQMQSPRWATWPYLKSNMNATTIINYADNIVNNSLTHSVIEIGDSYSTKYGDFDFDPTKFPDPAGMIGQLKQDQFKVSLWVHPFANYDSRTFVEGLREGHWVNSAKGNAPGIVKWWNGYGTVIDVTSKDARSWFISKIRRLQQDYGCDGAYFDGGEVSYLPAGFVTESEPVVPDEYARLYVSKIAADFGPSTQVSVGYRTQDIPMFVRTTERRSAWDNGRGLKSVVPTVLTMGILGYPFVNPGPVGGSSGEQPDRELYVRWLELAVFLPVVEFSWPPWRFGQDMVQFAQKMLKLREDVVITDIIELARDSLETGEPIIRPLWWLAPKDNIAQAVDSEFLIGNATLVAPILAPSATTRDIYLPSGCKWKEGLRNGVVYNGGQMLEDYEVQLYEIAYFTRVDTET